In Oxalobacteraceae bacterium OTU3CINTB1, the sequence CTGAAGTTCGAAGTCAATTTAATTTCCGTTCTGTGAGGCACTGATGAGCGATAAAGAACTCCTGTTGGCCCAGCCGCGCGGCTTTTGCGCCGGCGTCGACCGCGCAATCGAGATCGTCGAACGCGCGCTGCTGCAGTTCGGCGCGCCGATCTATGTGCGCCACGAAATCGTCCACAACGCCTATGTGGTGGAAGACTTGCGCAACAAGGGCGCGATCTTCATCGAAGACCTGGACGACGTCCCGGCCGGCAACACGCTGGTGTTTTCGGCCCACGGCGTCTCGAAGGCGGTGCGCGCCGAGGCGGAATCACGCGGCCTGAGCATCTTCGACGCGACTTGTCCGTTGGTGACCAAGGTGCACGTGGAAGTGGCCAAGATGCGCAAGCAGGGCTGCGAGATCATCATGATCGGCCACGACGGCCACCCGGAGGTCGAGGGCACGATGGGCCAGACCGAAGAGGGCATGTATCTGGTGGAAACCGTCGCCGACGTCGAGCGTCTGGAAGTGAAGAAGCCGGAGCACCTGGCCTATGTCTCACAGACAACGTTGTCGGTTGACGACACCGCCGAGATCATCGAGGCGCTCAAACGCAAGTTCCCGGCCATCATCGAGCCGAAAAAAGGCGACATCTGCTACGCCACCACCAACCGCCAGGAAGCCGTGAAGTTCATGGCGCCGCAGGTGGAGCTGGTGATCGTGGTCGGCAGCCCGAACAGCTCCAACTCCAACCGCCTGCGCGAAGTGGCCGAGAAGATGGGCACGCCCGCCTACATGGTCGACAACGCCACGCAGATCAATCCGGAATGGCTGGAGGGCAAGCTG encodes:
- the ispH gene encoding 4-hydroxy-3-methylbut-2-enyl diphosphate reductase is translated as MSDKELLLAQPRGFCAGVDRAIEIVERALLQFGAPIYVRHEIVHNAYVVEDLRNKGAIFIEDLDDVPAGNTLVFSAHGVSKAVRAEAESRGLSIFDATCPLVTKVHVEVAKMRKQGCEIIMIGHDGHPEVEGTMGQTEEGMYLVETVADVERLEVKKPEHLAYVSQTTLSVDDTAEIIEALKRKFPAIIEPKKGDICYATTNRQEAVKFMAPQVELVIVVGSPNSSNSNRLREVAEKMGTPAYMVDNATQINPEWLEGKLRVGVTAGASAPEVLVQAVIDRLKECGVRSVRPLDGVQEAVTFPLPKGLDGQKAAVIDGAA